The Aneurinibacillus migulanus genome contains the following window.
ACGTGACTTCTACGGAAGCAGGCGGTATTACGCAACATATTGGTGCTTATCAAGTAGTGAGACATAGCAAAAAAATTACTTTCCTTGATACTCCGGGCCATGCCGCGTTTACAACGATGCGTGCACGCGGTGCGCAAGTAACTGATATCGCTATTATTGTCGTAGCGGCAGACGATGGTGTGATGCCACAAACGGTTGAGGCGATTAACCATGCAAAAGCAGCCAATGTACCGATTATCGTGGCAGTTAATAAAATGGATAAACCTTCAGCTAATCCGGATCGGGTGAAGCAGGAATTGACGGAACATGGTCTCGTACCGGAGGATTGGGGTGGCGATACGATTTTCGTACACGTATCCGCGTTGAAGCGGGAAGGCCTTGATGACATTCTTGAGATGATTCTACTTGTAGCGGAAGTGCAAGAATTGAAGGCGAACCCGAATAAACGTGCGCGTGGTACAGTTGTTGAAGCAGAGCTTGATCGGGGACGTGGACCGGTCGCTACAATTCTTGTGCAGCATGGTACGTTAAGAATCGGTGACCCGATCGTTGTTGGTACAGCATTTGGCCGTATCCGTGCAATGGTCAACGATAAAGGCCGTCGCATTAAGGAAGCCCCACCATCTACACCGGTTGAAATCACTGGTTTGAATGATGTTCCGCAGGCCGGCGATCAGTTTATGGTATTCGAGGACGAGAAAATGGCACGTCAAGTTGGTGAACGTCGTTCGGCTAGCCGTCGCGAGAAAGAGCTTCGTGCTTCTGCCCGCGTATCGCTTGATGATTTGTTCAACCAGATTAAAGAAGGCGAAATGAAAGACATCAACGTGATTATCAAAGGGGACGTACAGGGTTCTGTAGAAGCGCTGCGCGGTTCGCTTGAGAAAATTGATGTTGAGGGCGTGCGTGTGAAGATCATTCATACTGGCGTCGGTGCAATTACCGAATCTGACGTTATCCTTGCGTCTGCATCAAATGCCATCATTATCGGGTTTAATGTTCGCCCAGAACCGAACGCTCGTGTGACGGCGGAAGCAGAGAAGGTAGACATTCGTCTGCACCGCATTATTTACAAAGTTATGGAAGAAATCGAAGCAGCAATGAAAGGTATGCTTGAACCGGTATACGAAGAGAAAGTTATCGGTCAGGCTGAGGTACGCCAGACGTTCAAAGTATCCCGTGTCGGTACAATTGCAGGATGCTATATCACGGATGGTAAAATTCAGCGTGATGCCGGCATCCGTGTCATTCGTGAAGGTATCGTCATTTATGAAGGAAAAATCGATGCACTCAAGCGCTTTAAAGATGATGCCCGTGAAGTAGCTCAAGGCTATGAATGTGGTATTACAGTAGAGAAATATAACGATATTAAAGAAGGGGACGTCCTTGAAGCATTTATTATGGAGGAAGTCGCTCAGTAATTCTGAACGTTCATGTTCAGTCAGAATGAGGTGAGAACGATATGGGCAATATTCGCACCAATCGTGTAGGCGAACAGATTAAAAAAGAGCTCAGCCAAATCATTCAGCGGGAGATTAAAGACCCTCGTATCGGATTCGTTACTGTAACCGGAGTAGAAGTATCCGGGGACCTTTCGCAAGCAAAAGTGTTTATTAGTGTACTCGGTGGCGAAGAACAGCGGGGAGATACACTTAAAGCGCTCGAAAAAGCGAAAGGGTTCATGCGTACGGAAATCGGTCGACGTGTCCGTCTGCGTCATACGCCTGATTTGCTGTTCAAGTTTGATGAATCCGTAGAATACGGTAGCCGTATCGAGTCGCTGCTGACGAAGATTAAAGAAGAAGAAGGGGAAGACAAAGAATGAGTTCGTACAAGGCATCCCTAGAAGCTGCAGCAAGCTTCCTGAACGAACATGATCATTTTCTTGTTGTGAACCATGTTAATCCTGATGGGGATGCCACTGGTTCTTTGCTGGCGATGAAGTGGATTTTGCACCGATTAGGCAAGCAGGCCACACTCGTCAACGAAGGAGAGACCCCTGTCAAATTTATGTTCCTGCCTGGAGCGGATGAGATTATAGACGCTTCCGTT
Protein-coding sequences here:
- the infB gene encoding translation initiation factor IF-2, giving the protein MSKLRVHEYAKELGISSKQMINLLTKLNLSVNNHMSTLEDSTIQKVEQHLKQVKQRADGQEKQKHDTEKSGTMEKKQEQNKQNVNSENRNSTGQGQRSNNQGQGGRPQGQGGRPQGQGGRPQGQGGRPQGQGGRSQGQGGRPQGQGGRPQGQGGKPQGQGGRPSRDNQGRGKGAQKPNNRSNRFDDKKKSAEMNKGVKRPHSKQQQQPRPEVKVDKITVSGPMTVAELGKKMKKQPSEIIKKLFGLGVMATINQELELDTIHLIAADYEIEVEEKIELDYSDFENIEEIDEPDTLEERPPVVTIMGHVDHGKTTLLDAIRETNVTSTEAGGITQHIGAYQVVRHSKKITFLDTPGHAAFTTMRARGAQVTDIAIIVVAADDGVMPQTVEAINHAKAANVPIIVAVNKMDKPSANPDRVKQELTEHGLVPEDWGGDTIFVHVSALKREGLDDILEMILLVAEVQELKANPNKRARGTVVEAELDRGRGPVATILVQHGTLRIGDPIVVGTAFGRIRAMVNDKGRRIKEAPPSTPVEITGLNDVPQAGDQFMVFEDEKMARQVGERRSASRREKELRASARVSLDDLFNQIKEGEMKDINVIIKGDVQGSVEALRGSLEKIDVEGVRVKIIHTGVGAITESDVILASASNAIIIGFNVRPEPNARVTAEAEKVDIRLHRIIYKVMEEIEAAMKGMLEPVYEEKVIGQAEVRQTFKVSRVGTIAGCYITDGKIQRDAGIRVIREGIVIYEGKIDALKRFKDDAREVAQGYECGITVEKYNDIKEGDVLEAFIMEEVAQ
- the rbfA gene encoding 30S ribosome-binding factor RbfA gives rise to the protein MGNIRTNRVGEQIKKELSQIIQREIKDPRIGFVTVTGVEVSGDLSQAKVFISVLGGEEQRGDTLKALEKAKGFMRTEIGRRVRLRHTPDLLFKFDESVEYGSRIESLLTKIKEEEGEDKE